Proteins from a genomic interval of Rosa chinensis cultivar Old Blush chromosome 2, RchiOBHm-V2, whole genome shotgun sequence:
- the LOC112187873 gene encoding cytochrome P450 81Q32 produces the protein MEPIFFYSSLSIIVCVFISLKLFGRRRYPNLPPSPSLSIPILGHLHLLKPPIHRTFHRLSQKHGPIISLWFGSRRVVIISSLSAVQECFTKNDIVLANRPPTLLSKHFGYNQTTLVAAPYGDHWRNVRRIGTVEVLSAGRLNSFSEIRKVEVKHLLRKLSRHAEEEEGRFVKVELRSMLFELTFNNIMTMVAGKRYVGNDVANKEEGKEFIEIMDEALSYSGGTNPGEFMPFLKCFGGNGYERKLKKLGRRADLFLQRLIDQHRNKSASESKNTMIDHLLSQQESQPGYYTDEIIKGLILSLLLAGTDTSAVTIEWAMSNLLNHPDALEKARAELDAQLGQERIVDEPDISKLHYLQSIISETLRLYPAAPMLVPHFASDDCIVGGFNIPCDTLVLVNAWAIHRDPKLWDDPEGFKPERFETGSKDEAHKFMPFGMGRRACPGAGLAQREIGLTLASLIQCFEWERVSKEEVDMTEGTGLTMPKLVPLEAMYKPRSFLNKVFH, from the exons ATGGAACCCATCTTCTTCTACTCATCTCTCTCCATTATCGTCTGCGTGTTCATCTCTCTAAAGCTGTTTGGACGGCGTCGTTACCCCAACCTCCCTCCAAGCCCTTCCTTATCTATTCCGATACTCGGCCACCTCCACCTTCTTAAACCCCCAATCCACCGCACCTTCCACCGCCTCTCGCAGAAACATGGCCCCATCATCTCCCTCTGGTTCGGCTCCCGCCGCGTGGTCATTATCTCCTCCCTCTCGGCCGTGCAAGAATGCTTCACCAAAAACGACATCGTGTTGGCGAACCGTCCCCCCACACTCTTAAGCAAGCACTTTGGGTACAATCAAACCACCTTGGTGGCCGCCCCCTACGGCGATCACTGGCGCAACGTTCGCCGTATCGGCACTGTCGAGGTCTTGTCTGCCGGCCGGCTCAACTCGTTCTCCGAAATCAGAAAAGTCGAAGTCAAGCATTTGCTGCGCAAGCTTTCCCGacatgcagaagaagaagaaggtcgttttgtgaaagtggagctGAGGTCTATGTTGTTTGAGCTGACCTTCAACAACATAATGACCATGGTGGCGGGGAAGAGGTATGTCGGGAACGATGTTGCGAACAAGGAAGAGGGGAAGGAGTTCATTGAGATCATGGATGAAGCCTTATCGTACAGTGGGGGAACCAACCCCGGAGAATTCATGCCCTTTTTGAAATGTTTTGGCGGTAATGGTTATGAGAGGAAGTTGAAGAAGTTGGGCAGGAGAGCAGATTTGTTCCTGCAGCGTCTAATTGATCAGCACCGGAACAAGAGTGCTTCGGAGAGTAAAAACACCATGATCGACCATTTGCTTTCTCAGCAGGAGTCACAACCTGGGTATTATACTGATGAGATTATCAAAGGACTTATACTG AGTCTATTATTGGCTGGCACTGATACATCGGCTGTGACAATAGAATGGGCTATGTCTAATTTGCTAAACCATCCGGATGCCTTGGAGAAGGCTAGAGCTGAACTGGATGCTCAACTTGGTCAAGAACGCATAGTAGACGAACCAGACATCTCCAAACTTCACTACCTACAAAGTATTATCTCCGAGACTCTTCGATTGTACCCTGCGGCACCGATGCTAGTGCCACATTTTGCATCAGATGATTGCATTGTAGGTGGATTTAATATACCATGTGACACATTGGTATTGGTCAATGCGTGGGCCATACATAGAGATCCGAAGTTGTGGGATGATCCTGAAGGCTTCAAACCTGAGAGGTTTGAAACTGGCAGCAAGGACGAGGCACACAAATTTATGCCATTTGGAATGGGAAGAAGGGCATGCCCCGGAGCAGGATTGGCTCAACGTGAGATTGGCTTGACTTTGGCCTCATTGATTCAATGCTTTGAGTGGGAGAGAGTTAGTAAGGAGGAGGTTGATATGACTGAAGGGACAGGACTCACCATGCCTAAACTGGTGCCATTGGAGGCCATGTACAAACCACGCTCATTTCTTAACAAGGTTTTCCATTGA